Proteins encoded within one genomic window of Arachis ipaensis cultivar K30076 chromosome B08, Araip1.1, whole genome shotgun sequence:
- the LOC107613997 gene encoding uncharacterized protein LOC107613997 isoform X2, with amino-acid sequence MHLRGFSVESVKAALLQLTPIDIVKWSGILSIVAAATKWTVNTLFSPFFWMYFSWSWLFWPWFVAVLIAFYGLHCFGKHLHGEANMFEQLAIVTSAFTWLTLVPPGFFNGYLEGWPSVFFFVYHYFFFFNVSVRKRLYGDYFTRPHDPKWDVNLPMTSRLVFSAGIMVAHWLAAFEGPELHRIPGGWNNLGIWALILTTLLMQYNATLYLAKYSENVVVPTAVVQFGPYRWVRHPIYSSTMLLFVTNFLALRAPLSLLFVVAVCLLYYRQKAKLEEALMVETFGESYTQYASKVKYKFIPFIY; translated from the coding sequence ATGCACTTGAGAGGTTTCTCGGTCGAGTCAGTAAAAGCGGCTCTTTTGCAGCTGACTCCCATTGATATTGTGAAGTGGTCTGGGATATTATCCATCGTAGCTGCAGCCACAAAATGGACTGTGAATACACTCTTCAGTCCTTTCTTCTGGATGTATTTTAGTTGGTCATGGTTGTTTTGGCCGTGGTTTGTAGCTGTATTGATTGCATTTTATGGGTTACACTGCTTTGGGAAACATTTGCATGGCGAGGCAAACATGTTCGAGCAATTGGCGATTGTTACATCAGCTTTTACATGGCTCACTCTGGTTCCGCCAGGTTTCTTCAATGGCTACCTTGAAGGCTGGCCTTCCGTTTTCTTTTTTGTGTAtcattatttctttttcttcaatgttAGTGTTCGAAAGCGGTTATATGGAGACTATTTTACCCGGCCCCATGACCCTAAATGGGATGTGAACTTGCCGATGACGTCTCGCCTTGTGTTTAGTGCGGGAATCATGGTTGCCCATTGGCTTGCAGCATTTGAAGGGCCAGAGCTTCACCGGATACCAGGTGGGTGGAACAATCTTGGAATCTGGGCCTTAATTCTCACAACTCTACTAATGCAGTACAATGCAACATTGTATCTTGCTAAGTATTCAGAAAATGTGGTGGTGCCAACTGCTGTTGTTCAATTTGGACCGTATCGCTGGGTCCGTCATCCAATATACTCATCAACTATGCTTCTATTTGTAACAAACTTCCTTGCGCTTCGTGCACCCTTGAGTTTGCTGTTTGTTGTAGCAGTTTGTTTGTTGTATTATAGGCAGAAGGCAAAACTGGAGGAGGCTTTAATGGTTGAGACTTTTGGTGAGAGTTATACACAGTATGCTAGCAAAGTTAAGTACAAGTTTATTCCTTTTATCTATTAG
- the LOC107613997 gene encoding uncharacterized protein LOC107613997 isoform X1 translates to MEVAKALSHSKAVSFGFLIVSNSVSLRPFNKHFHADILNNDGRFHRRPIHIGSQLNCYYGKQFSLLKPTRKRADLLPTPRCSVAGNSSTEPHKPIEMHLRGFSVESVKAALLQLTPIDIVKWSGILSIVAAATKWTVNTLFSPFFWMYFSWSWLFWPWFVAVLIAFYGLHCFGKHLHGEANMFEQLAIVTSAFTWLTLVPPGFFNGYLEGWPSVFFFVYHYFFFFNVSVRKRLYGDYFTRPHDPKWDVNLPMTSRLVFSAGIMVAHWLAAFEGPELHRIPGGWNNLGIWALILTTLLMQYNATLYLAKYSENVVVPTAVVQFGPYRWVRHPIYSSTMLLFVTNFLALRAPLSLLFVVAVCLLYYRQKAKLEEALMVETFGESYTQYASKVKYKFIPFIY, encoded by the coding sequence ATGGAAGTAGCAAAGGCTCTTTCACACTCCAAAGCTGTCTCTTTTGGTTTCTTGATCGTGAGCAATAGCGTCTCTCTGAGACCTTTCAACAAGCATTTTCATGCTGATATACTTAATAATGACGGTCGATTTCACCGCAGACCTATACACATTGGTTCCCAATTGAATTGCTACTATGGAAAGCAATTCTCCTTGTTGAAACCAACAAGAAAAAGGGCTGATCTACTACCAACTCCTAGATGCTCAGTTGCTGGTAACTCCAGCACTGAACCTCATAAACCAATTGAAATGCACTTGAGAGGTTTCTCGGTCGAGTCAGTAAAAGCGGCTCTTTTGCAGCTGACTCCCATTGATATTGTGAAGTGGTCTGGGATATTATCCATCGTAGCTGCAGCCACAAAATGGACTGTGAATACACTCTTCAGTCCTTTCTTCTGGATGTATTTTAGTTGGTCATGGTTGTTTTGGCCGTGGTTTGTAGCTGTATTGATTGCATTTTATGGGTTACACTGCTTTGGGAAACATTTGCATGGCGAGGCAAACATGTTCGAGCAATTGGCGATTGTTACATCAGCTTTTACATGGCTCACTCTGGTTCCGCCAGGTTTCTTCAATGGCTACCTTGAAGGCTGGCCTTCCGTTTTCTTTTTTGTGTAtcattatttctttttcttcaatgttAGTGTTCGAAAGCGGTTATATGGAGACTATTTTACCCGGCCCCATGACCCTAAATGGGATGTGAACTTGCCGATGACGTCTCGCCTTGTGTTTAGTGCGGGAATCATGGTTGCCCATTGGCTTGCAGCATTTGAAGGGCCAGAGCTTCACCGGATACCAGGTGGGTGGAACAATCTTGGAATCTGGGCCTTAATTCTCACAACTCTACTAATGCAGTACAATGCAACATTGTATCTTGCTAAGTATTCAGAAAATGTGGTGGTGCCAACTGCTGTTGTTCAATTTGGACCGTATCGCTGGGTCCGTCATCCAATATACTCATCAACTATGCTTCTATTTGTAACAAACTTCCTTGCGCTTCGTGCACCCTTGAGTTTGCTGTTTGTTGTAGCAGTTTGTTTGTTGTATTATAGGCAGAAGGCAAAACTGGAGGAGGCTTTAATGGTTGAGACTTTTGGTGAGAGTTATACACAGTATGCTAGCAAAGTTAAGTACAAGTTTATTCCTTTTATCTATTAG